From the genome of Brassica oleracea var. oleracea cultivar TO1000 chromosome C4, BOL, whole genome shotgun sequence:
TCAGAAATTTTAAAAAAGATTAAGTAATATACACGGTACTAGAAATAATTTTTTAAGCTTTGTTCAAAATGAAAAGTTTCGTTTGACTGTATGCTTTTTTTTAATCGTTGTTTTCGGTGTAATGTTCGGTGGAATTTCGGTTGTGGAGAAAAAGTTTGTTTGATTTTTTCAATTTTTGATTTACAATTATCCTTATGCCGAGAAGGTCACTGGTATATATAAGGGATTAGGGACATGCTCTAGTTATTCCCATAAACAATAAGAAAGAAACAAATGAAAAGAAAAACAAAATCTGAACATGTGTCGTGAACTCAAAGTCTTGCAAATACTTCGTGTTCTGTTCTTTACTCTGTCTTTATTTACGTACTACTCCAATGGCAAACTGATCCCTGAGGGAGCTGCAGTTTTCGACTCCAGCGGTTTCGCCGTTTTGACGAATACCACGAAGCATTCCTACGGTCAAGTTTTTAACGACTACCCCTTTAACCCGAACCAGAATTTCAGCTTCAACTTCTTCTTCGCGATCGTCCCTGAGCATAACCATCAAGGCTCGCACGGTATGGCTTTCGTTATCTCTCCCACAAGAGGCCTTCCCGGAGCTTCCTCTGATCAGTACTTAGGAATATTCAACGAGCCAAACAATGGTAACACTTCAAATAACGTGATAGCTATCGAGTTAGATATACACAAAGACGAAGAGTTTGGAGATATTGATGATAATCATGTTGGTATTAACATTAACGGTTTGAGATCTGTTGTCTCTGCTTCTGCTGGTTACTATGATAGTAATGATGGAAGCTTTAAGAATCTTTCTTTAATCAGCGGGAAGGTAATGAGTCTTTCACTCGTTTATAGCCTGATAGATAAACAGCTCAATGTTACCTTAAGCTCTGCTGAGCTCTCTGTTCCGCCACTGAAACCACTTTTGTCTTTAAACCGAGATCTCTCACCGTATTTTTCTGATAGTATGTACTTTGGGTTCACGGCATCGACTGGATACACAGGAGCACTTCATTATATGTTGGTCATGTTCGGCTCTGGCGACACCGGCAGTCTAGAACGGGATCTTAACGCAATCCCCATCCTACCTCCATATCCGAAGAAATCGTTTGACGGAACAAGAACGGTTTTAGCAGTCTGCTTAGCTGTATCTGTAATCGCTGTGTTTATCGCCTCGTGGATCGGTTTCGTCTTTTACTTGAGGCACAAGAAAGTTCAAGGGGTTCTTGAGGAATGGGAGATTCAGTATGGACCTCATAGGTTTGCTTATAAGGAGCTTTTCAATGCCACAAAGGGTTTCAAGGATAAAAAAATTCTTGGAAGAGGAGGTTTTGGTCAAGTCTATAGAGGAACACTTTCGGGTTCTGATGTAGATATTGCTGTGAAACGGATTTCGCATGGTTCAAGTCAAGGAAAGAGCGAGTTTCTAGCCGAGATCTCGACCATTGGTCGGCTAAGACATCCGAATCTAGTCAGACTTTTGGGATATTGTAGACATAAAGAAGATCTATTCTTGGTTTATGACTTCATGCCCAATGGAAGCCTTGACAAGTATCTAAACCATAGCAACACCAATGAGAATCAAGAACGGCTCTCTTGGGATCAACGTTTCAAGATTATCAAAGATGTTGCATCTGCTTTACTATACTTGCATCAAGAATGGGTACAAATCATTATTCATCGAGATATCAAACCGGCCAATATTCTCATCGATCATGAAATGAATGCGAGGCTCGGGGATTTTGGATTGGCGAAGCTGTATGATCAGGGAATTGATCCTCAGACGTCTAAAGTAGCGGGAACTTTCGGGTACATCGCACCAGAGTTTCTAAGAACAGGAAGAGCTACTACAAGCACTGATGTTTATGCCTTTGGATTGGTTATTCTTGAAGTAGTTTGCGGTAGAAGGCTGATAGAACGGCGACAAGCAAAGAATGAAGAAGTTCTTGTGGATTGGATACTAGAGCTCTGGGAAAACGGGAAAATATTTGATGCGGTGGAGGAAAGCATCGTTCAAGTAGAACAGAACAGGGGAGAGATTGAGCTTGTTTTGAAACTAGGTGTGTTGTGTTCGCATCAAGCTGAATCAATTAGACCGGATATGAGTACGGTTATGGGGCTCTTGAATGGCGTTTTGCAGCTTCCGGATAATCTTCTTGACATGGTAAGAGCTGAGAACTTGAGAGGACGGCATGAGATTTCAGTGGAAGTGCTACTTGATATATATTCACTGAGTAGATTGACGTTTACACATTCATCCACCTCTCTTGGACGCTGAAACCTGAAAAAGGGTATATACTTTTGTTACGTAATTTTATATGTTTATGAAATTGTATTGAAATTGTGTTGGTCACAGTGATTTTCAGTGCTGATGATATAAATATTTATAAAATAAATATATTAAAATAATTAATAATTTATTTTAAATTTTAAATTATTTTATAATTTACGTTAGTAAGACTATTTTGTTTTTATTACACACGTGGATTTGGATATATAAGATCTAATATGTTTAGTTATTATTTGGATATATTATATTGCATCTATTTCTTCTAATTTAACTATAATATTATTTTTGTTCTCAATAGATTTACATTTTGATTAATTTTATCCTTTGTATTTAGGTTAGTTGTTTTCTTAGATAAGAATTTTTTATTTTTTTTTGGTAAAAATATAAGAATTTGTTTTAGTAAAATTATGTATATTGTTTTGAGAATCATAGATTCTTTTTAAAAAATATGACGCAGTCCTATTATTGATTCTTTTTCAATCCGTTCTCTGTATAGGATTAGGCTTATCTGAATGGATTTTAACACAAAAACTGTAATGATAAAAATAATTCAGTAGCACTTATTGTTAGGCCTGGAACTTTTATCCGAGATCCAGATTCGATCCGATATTCGATCCGGATCCGATCTGAAAATCCGGATATCCGGAAGGACCGAATCCGGATCCGGATAGTAAAATGTTGGATCCGTCAAAGCCGGATCCGGATCCGGATATCTTAATTTTTTAGTCCGGATATCCGGATCCGTAAGTTTTATTAATAAATATTTCAAAAATAGTAATATCTATATATAAAAATTAATTTTATTTAATATATTTTCATTTTTATAATAGTATATATAAATTTTATGTAAATTTTGTAATATTATACGTAGAAATATTAAAAACATTATATGTATTTTTATTTTTAAACTATTGTTAATATTTTATATATATTAATATTATTTTTTATTTATTTNNNNNNNNNNNNNNNNNNNNNNNNNNNNNNNNNNNNNNNNNNNNNNNNNNNNNNNNNNNNNNNNNNNNNNNNNNNNNNNNNNNNNNNNNNNNNNNNNNNNNNNNNNNNNNNNNNNNNNNNNNNNNNNNNNNNNNNNNNNNNNNNNNNNNNNNNNNNNNNNNNNNNNNNNNNNNNNNNNNNNNNNNNNNNNNNNNNNNNNNNNNNNNNNNNNNNNNNNNNNNNNNNNNNGATCCGGATAAGGATAGTAAAATTATGGATCCGTCGGATAAGGATCCGGATCCGGATACCTTAAAATTGCCCGGATACCCGATCCGTCCCAGGCCTACTTATTGTCCTAAGTGCTGTGTAATAATATTGGGAAGTAAAAAAACATTAACGTGTTGTGAAACTTAGGATTTAGAACTGTAAGTTTCTGTATATTATTAATGAATAAGTGTTCTCTTTATATATGGGTTACAAGAGAGATAAATGGAAATACAATAATAGGAAAGATTACAAATCATAAACATAAACGAATTAGGAAATAAGCAAGTTGTAGCCGCCTCTCTCTCCTCTCCAAGTCTCGCGGCCGCCTGTAGGGTTGGGCCGTCTCTCTCTCTGTAGGGTTGGGCCGTCTCTCTCTCTAAGTGTATATGGGCCGGTTATGGACCGGACCGGTTATGGACATCCACCAATTGATTTATAACACTCCCCCTTGGATGACATAACCATACAGGGATTGTAATACGCTTAATGTTGCCTCATTAAAACCTTATCAGGAAAACCCAGTGGGACAAAACCATGATGAAAGAAAAAGAGTACAACAGGTACTACTCCCCCTGATGTGAACCTCAGTGGAGGTCCTTCAGCCTACGCATCCCAATATGATGCGTGAGCTTCCAGAACGTGCAGGTAGGAAGTGCCTTGGTGAATAGGTTAGCTGAATTGTCACTGGATCGTACTTGGACGACATGGACCTCACCGGCTTTCTGAAGCTCGTGAGTAAAGAAGAACTTAGGCAATATGTGCTTCGTCCTATCACCTTTTATGTAACCGTCCTTAAGCTGAGCAATGCACGCAGCATTGTCCTCATACATCACGGTTGGCATTTTGCACTCGGCCATCCCGCAATTAGCTCGGACGTGTTGAGTCAACGACCTCAACCAAACACACCCGCAGCTGGCCNNNNNNNNNNNNNNNNNNNNNNNNNNNNNNNNNNNNNNNNNNNNNNNNNNNNNNNNNNNNNNNNNNNNNNNNNNNNNNNNNNNNNNNNNNNNNNNNNNNNNNNNNNNNNNNNNNNNNNNNNNNNNNNNNNNNNNNNNNNNACCCGGTCTGTGATCGAGCTTGATGTGGATCTGATAAATAACCAGCATCAGCAAAGCCAACTAAACCATCTTTGTTATGGTTAGTATAATATAGACCCAAGTCTTTCGTTCCTAGCAGGTAACGAAGAACATGTTTGATCCCATTCCAATGCCTCTGGGTCGGACANNNNNNNNNNNNNNNNNNNNNNNNNNNNNNNNNNNNNNNNNNNNNNNNNNNNNNNNNNNNNNNNNNNNNNNNNNNNNNNNNNNNNNNNNNNNNNNNNNNNNNNNNAATATGGCATTTCGAGACCTAGGTCATCTTCATCGTCCATCTTAGGACGGAATGAGTCAGTGTCCAGGCCGAGAGACCTCACGACTATGGGACTGGTCAGAGAATGGCAATCGGCCATATTGAATCTCTTGAGTACCTTTTCAGTGTATGCCATCTGATGCACAAGGATCCCATCATTTATGTACTCAAGTTATAATCTCAAACAGAATTTTGTTTTCCCGAGATCTTTCATCTCGAATTCGTTCTTAAGGTATTCAACCGCTTGGGAAATTGTATCCCGAGATTCCTAGGATATTCAGATCATATATTTCGATGATTATCAATATTGTTCTCGATAACTTGTTATACATTCATCTCAATACCCTCTAGTACTTTCATTATCCAGTGGATCATATAAATATGCAGTCACTACATCAGTTTCCTGCAAGTCTAATTTTCTCTCTTATATAGCCAGACTTATGAGAAATCTTAAAAGTAGTTGCATCCACCACATGGGAGTATATCTCCTCATAATCTATTACTGGTCTTTGTGAGGATCCTTGTGCAACGTTAGCTTTATATCTCACGATTTCTATTCCTCACAAGAGCCATTTATATCTACTGGTTTTAACATCATATGGCGTCTTAATCAGATGACCAAATACATCTTTCTTCTTTAAACTATTTAACTCCACATTTTCATTCAGTCTGTTCTACGAGTGCGCACTCTTATATTGACGTGGGTTCATGATCCTCGCTTATATTCATAAATTCAAGTGCTACCTTGTATCATCTTATGTCGACATTCCTTATTGTGTTCCATTATGTTCCAGACATGATATAATCGATTGAGATTCATTATTATCAGGACCTTTAATACTTTGCAGCTTGGCGTCCCAAGCTACATTGTTTGGTACCTGTACCTTAGAGCCGGCCGGTCTTATCTCTATGTCTGGTATGGTTTCCTTGACCTCGAATTTGTTTTATCATTCTATGCACCTTTCTCTTTTGTTTCCGAGAATTCTTATCTTTTGGAACTTATTGGTCTATCTTGTATAGACTCTGTAGCAACTTGACTGTGTCTCTCTTGGACATCAAATTAGTTGGTGCTTTACAAGCTGGTTTATATATGACTTAATCATTCTTTTTCAGGTCAGCAAATGTGTCTGGCATTTGATTAGATAGCCTTGTAAATGTATAATCTTTGGACGTCTATTTCACATTCTTTAGTCCGAGGATCTTACCAAGACAATGATGGTCGATGCCATTTTGTTTCTCTTACCAGCTTATTATTTTCTCCCCCTAATGTTGGATAGTCGGATCCATTAAACTTTGTAATCTGTGTTCTTGGCCACTAAATA
Proteins encoded in this window:
- the LOC106338526 gene encoding putative L-type lectin-domain containing receptor kinase V.6: MCRELKVLQILRVLFFTLSLFTYYSNGKLIPEGAAVFDSSGFAVLTNTTKHSYGQVFNDYPFNPNQNFSFNFFFAIVPEHNHQGSHGMAFVISPTRGLPGASSDQYLGIFNEPNNGNTSNNVIAIELDIHKDEEFGDIDDNHVGININGLRSVVSASAGYYDSNDGSFKNLSLISGKVMSLSLVYSLIDKQLNVTLSSAELSVPPLKPLLSLNRDLSPYFSDSMYFGFTASTGYTGALHYMLVMFGSGDTGSLERDLNAIPILPPYPKKSFDGTRTVLAVCLAVSVIAVFIASWIGFVFYLRHKKVQGVLEEWEIQYGPHRFAYKELFNATKGFKDKKILGRGGFGQVYRGTLSGSDVDIAVKRISHGSSQGKSEFLAEISTIGRLRHPNLVRLLGYCRHKEDLFLVYDFMPNGSLDKYLNHSNTNENQERLSWDQRFKIIKDVASALLYLHQEWVQIIIHRDIKPANILIDHEMNARLGDFGLAKLYDQGIDPQTSKVAGTFGYIAPEFLRTGRATTSTDVYAFGLVILEVVCGRRLIERRQAKNEEVLVDWILELWENGKIFDAVEESIVQVEQNRGEIELVLKLGVLCSHQAESIRPDMSTVMGLLNGVLQLPDNLLDMVRAENLRGRHEISVEVLLDIYSLSRLTFTHSSTSLGR